From Plasmodium chabaudi chabaudi strain AS genome assembly, chromosome: 12, the proteins below share one genomic window:
- a CDS encoding chloroquine resistance transporter, putative (term=annotation;date=20170806;qualifier=added_literature=PMID:28768767;qualifier=added_GO:0015684;qualifier=added_GO:0015682;qualifier=added_GO:0015091;qualifier=added_GO:0015093;curatorName=ucb@sanger.ac.uk;~;query 1-55; ~;query 111-125; ~;query 178-178; ~;query 230-241; ~;query 338-343; ~;query 399-424; ~;query 56-73; ~;query 88-110; ~;query 126-148; ~;query 158-177; ~;query 179-201; ~;query 211-229; ~;query 242-264; ~;query 315-337; ~;query 344-366; ~;query 376-398; ~;query 74-87; ~;query 149-157; ~;query 202-210; ~;query 265-314; ~;query 367-375; ~tmhmm; query 1-425; ~pfam_scan;Pfam:PF08627.6; E()=4.4E-99;score=331.4;query 59-391;description=CRT-like;~iprscan;InterPro:IPR013936 : Chloroquine-resistance transporter-like;Pfam:PF08627; score=2.2E-101;query 59-391;description=Chloroquine-resistance transporter-like;~iprscan;InterPro:IPR017258 : Transmembrane transporter protein, chloroquine resistant;PIRSF:PIRSF037671; score=4.2E-171;query 1-424;description=Chloroquine resistance transporter), protein MTGMKKGKNKKKNVKNDERYKELDSLISNDSEIGNNSRWGGAKRICKLIGNEMRNNIYVYLLSILYLCVSVMNKVFSKRTLNKIGNYSFVTSEVHNMICTIVFQLLYFIYRKTSNPASRNESQKNFGWQFFLISLLDASTVIITMIGLTRTTGNIQSFIMQLIIPVNMYFCFIFLGYRYHLFNYLGAFIILITIAAVETVLSYETQSDNSIIFNLIMIFALIPLSFSNMTREVVFKKHKINIIRLNAMVALFQFFTSLLVLPVYNISFLKEIYMPFSEMGTNINDGLRCLFYGQSTIVENCGVGMVKMCDQCEGAWKTFITYSFFNICDNLLVCYIIDKFSTMTYTIVSCIQGPAITIAYYFKFLAGDVVRQPRLLDFLTLFGYLLGTIIYRIGNIILEKKKMLKAQNTDGSEAELTSIETSTA, encoded by the exons ATGACAGGAatgaaaaaaggaaaaaacaaaaaaaaaaatgtaaaaaatgatgaacgCTATAAAGAATTGGACAGTCTAATAAGCAATGATA gCGAAATAGGAAATAACTCACGATGGGGTGGTGCCAAAAGAATTTGCAAACTAATTGGAAATGAAATGAGAAATAacatttatgtttatttactaagtatattatatttatgcgTCAGTGTAATGAATAAAgttttttcaaaaagaaCCCTGAATAAGATTGGAAATTATAGTTTTGTTACTTCAGAAGTACATAACATGATTTGTACTATAGTTTtccaattattatattttatttaccgTAAAACATCAAATCCTGCATCTAGAAATGAGAgccaaaaaaattttggaTGGCAGTTTTTCCTTATCTCATTATTAGATGCCTCCACAGTTATAATTACTATGATTG GTCTCACAAGAACAACGGGGAACATCCaatcatttattatgcAACTGATTATTCCAGTTAACATGTATTTTTGTTTCATCTTCCTTGGATATAG ATATCACTTATTTAACTATTTGGGAGCTTTCATTATACTTATTACTATAGCCGCCGTAGAAACTGTTTTATCTTATGAAACCCAAAGTGACAACTCAATCATTTTTAACTTAATTATGATTTTCGCCTTAATT CCTTTAAGCTTTTCAAATATGACCAGAGAAGTTGTCTTCaaaaaacacaaaataaatatcataAGATTGAAT gCTATGGTCGCTTTGttccaattttttacttCCCTTTTAGTTTTACCAGTCTATAATATCTCATTTTTGAAAGAaa TTTATATGCCATTCTCTGAAATGGGCACAAACATTAATGACGGTTTAAGATGCTTATTTTATGGACAAAGCACAATCGTTGAG aATTGTGGTGTTGGTATGGTCAAAATGTGTGACCAATGTGAAGGAGCATGg AAAACCTTTATAACATATTCCTTTTTCAACATATGTGACAACTTACTTGTTTGCTAT ataattgataaattttcaaCAATGACATATACCATTGTTAGTTGTATACAAGGACCAGCCATAACAATAGCTTATTACTTTAAATTTCTTGcg GGTGATGTTGTAAGACAACCAAGACTATTGGATTTTCTCACTTTG TTTGGATACTTATTGGGAACAATAATTTACAGAATTGGAAATATCATATTAGAAA aaaaaaaaatgttaaaggCACAAAACACCGATGGATCCGAAGCAGAATTAACTTCTATAGAAACATCAACAGCATAA
- a CDS encoding cg1 protein, putative (pfam_scan;Pfam:PF08755.7; E()=4.5E-12;score=46.2;query 815-949;description=YccV-like;~iprscan;InterPro:IPR036623 : Hemimethylated DNA-binding domain superfamily;Superfamily:SSF141255; score=1.57E-10;query 814-949;description=Hemimethylated DNA-binding domain superfamily;~iprscan;InterPro:IPR011722 : Hemimethylated DNA-binding region;Pfam:PF08755; score=3.1E-11;query 815-949;description=Hemimethylated DNA-binding domain;~iprscan;InterPro:IPR011722 : Hemimethylated DNA-binding region;SMART:SM00992; score=2.5E-4;query 812-958;description=Hemimethylated DNA-binding domain), which translates to MLIYLVLSLNILVCLCILNTKYQIQLDYTVPSGLLNIPNNKKYTNITIGNDSFICILTKANNDNSENVCDLNNFFFNNLKSNDINNYVQNTLKKNYLLEYANNRLNYVTDPTSPNEVSIDSVLDPTTDLSNSESDIKDAENKRDPFVKQNHITNEKTEDSEYKYNDKHVTKNNTQNENNDVSTFYYKKKYEQKGINISDILKCRFEKLYDYIFYKHKINVYHKNRTYENINNNTAVKNHIIKGKMLSINNLCIEIFSYHQNILKLCINKYIIFMANNNLNKFKQHKSTSPHLNDNDLLFSNNTVVQYYTDGEYMFEVLYLCGNNNLKVDSFSKLDKIYYPLIFRIYIHTNTNLSKLYNIILKKLENEIYFFKTFNQYTYSNMYYKTLKDKLNQIINSKYTNIKHIYRITLSAYMFCNYTDKINPPNHFLLRNVINKCYTFIKNDDYVYEVCLPNSVIKYKKTEYGNIEYPIIPLGLSSVSTNEGIPFYEKSYDNFPVLKTDYNLSKENYYYMKMEEMNKIYRNYIKSKIQKSSKNIKNSTNRENITRTSSQTLKDPFFSTPLNNKSDNLISHTSFYDYFFYKLFSNNYYSELNNAHYISTYMVDKPYETLKTDTEYFYKVLAMDLKGGKCKTSLDEIYDHITTIYFVCSLHYNNESHTKVVEIYTTTECHYYVHIASPYFCAHPTLHTAIKAQKHAIKCFKNSNAASSRIQNNNTLYNYSNHYKRTDNQHKDINYEKTISNNLKNNNNTYQDLLSNYNYVTNSNNIYSYVNHNKNNNFVFLEALPKDKQIEFGKNYDFGLGNYIRNRVYKNNPIFHIGNIVKHIYWNYHGVIISWDYICFAPNNWKKKLFLEYPTKYQNSVYYLILVSTNKEETKDNSLETNKLLNEKKNNSRDHNFNIQSGEMKNEDLKSYQHNDEELYFAYVPESSLVYSDQKVYNKYLHQFFERYNDFFHFYIPKKNHILWKLFPYDFFSLI; encoded by the coding sequence atgcttATATATCTTGTATTATcgttaaatatattagtatgtctatgcatattaaatacaaaatatcaAATACAATTAGATTATACTGTGCCTAGTGGATTGCTTAACATacctaataataaaaaatatacaaacatAACTATTGGTAATGAttcttttatatgcatactgACTAAAGCAAACAATGATAATAGTGAAAATGTATgcgatttaaataattttttttttaataacttAAAATCTAATGATATCAACAATTATGTACAAAACAcactgaaaaaaaattatctcTTGGAATATGCAAACAATAGATTAAATTATGTAACTGACCCAACGTCTCCAAATGAAGTATCGATAGATTCGGTGCTGGACCCTACAACCGATCTCTCAAACAGCGAAAGTGATATTAAAGATGCAGAAAATAAGAGAGACCCGTTTGTGAAACAGAATCATATCACTAATGAGAAGACTGAAGATAGtgaatacaaatataatgataagCATGTGACAAAAAACAAtacacaaaatgaaaataatgatgttTCCaccttttattataaaaaaaagtatgaaCAGAAGGGGATAAATATAAgtgatatattaaaatgtagatttgaaaaattatacgattatattttttataaacataaaataaatgtatacCATAAAAATCGaacatatgaaaatataaataataatacagcagttaaaaatcatataataaaaggaaaaatgctatctataaataatttgtgtattgaaatattttcatatcatcagaatatattaaaattatgtataaataaatatataatttttatggcaaataataatttaaataaatttaaacaaCATAAATCTACATCACCCcatttaaatgataatgattTACTGTTTAGTAATAATACCGTTGTACAATATTACACAGATGGAGAATACATGTTCGAGgtattatatttgtgtGGCAATAACAACTTAAAAGTCGATAgtttttctaaattagataaaatatactacccattaatatttagaatatatatacacactAATACAAATTTGTCAAAACTTTATAAcatcattttaaaaaagttagAGAatgaaatttatttttttaaaacatttaatCAATATACTTATAgtaatatgtattataaaacattaaaagataaattaaatcaaattataaattcaaaatatacaaatataaaacatatatatcgTATAACTTTAAGTGCATATATGTTTTGCAACTATacagataaaataaatcctcctaaccattttttattaagaaatgtaataaacaaatgctatacttttataaaaaatgatgattatGTATATGAAGTTTGCTTACCTAATAgtgttattaaatataaaaaaacagaatATGGAAATATAGAATATCCTATAATCCCCTTAGGTCTTTCTTCTGTTTCAACAAATGAAGGTATTccattttatgaaaaatcaTATGATAATTTTCCAGTATTAAAAACGgattataatttaagtaaagaaaattattattatatgaaaatggaagaaatgaataaaatttatagaaattatataaaatcaaaaatacaaaaaagttcgaaaaatataaaaaattctaCAAACCgtgaaaatataacacGTACTTCATCACAAACATTAAAGGATCCATTTTTCTCTACCCCattgaataataaatcagataatttaatatcACATACTTCATTTTacgattattttttttacaagctattttcaaataattattattcagaattaaataatgcaCATTATATTAGTACATATATGGTAGATAAACCATATGAAACACTCAAAACAGATactgaatatttttataaagtaTTAGCTATGGATTTAAAAGGAGGCAAATGTAAAACTTCACTAgatgaaatatatgatcATATAACTAcgatttattttgtttgttcCTTACACTATAATAATGAGTCACACACAAAAGTTGTTGAAATTTATACAACAACAGAATGCCACTATTATGTGCATATAGCATCTCCTTATTTTTGTGCTCACCCTACATTACACACAGCAATAAAAGCACAAAAGCATGCGATCAAATgctttaaaaattcaaatgcAGCAAGTTCGAGAatccaaaataataacactctatataattatagtaACCATTACAAACGTACAGATAACCAacataaagatataaattatgaaaaaactatttcaaataatttaaaaaataataataacacatATCAAGACTTGTTAAgcaattataattatgttaCTAATagcaataatatatattcttatgttaaccataataaaaataataattttgtctTTTTAGAAGCTTTGCCAAAAGATAAACAAATTGAATTCGGAAAAAACTATGATTTTGGTTTAGGAAACTATATAAGAAATCgagtatataaaaataatccaatttttcatattggAAATATagttaaacatatatactGGAATTATCATGGTGTAATTATTAGTTGGGATTATATTTGCTTTGCTCCTAAcaattggaaaaaaaaattgtttttagAATATCCAACTAAATATCAAAATTCTGTGTACTACCTTATTTTGGTTAGTACCAATAAAGAAGAGACGAAGGATAACAGTTtagaaacaaataaattattaaatgaaaaaaaaaacaattctcgtgatcataattttaatattcaaTCAGgtgaaatgaaaaatgagGATTTGAAATCATATCAACACAATGATgaagaattatattttgcatACGTGCCTGAATCCAGTTTGGTTTATAGTGATCAAAAGGtttacaataaatatttgcatcaattttttgaaaGATACAATGATTTCTTTCATTTCTAtattccaaaaaaaaatcatatcCTATGGAAATTATTCCCTTATGATTTTTTCagtttaatataa
- a CDS encoding glutaredoxin-like protein (term=annotation;date=20110105;qualifier=removed_product=Cg6 protein, putative;qualifier=added_product=glutaredoxin-like protein;qualifier=added_gene_name=glp3;curatorName=ucb@sanger.ac.uk;~pfam_scan;Pfam:PF00462.20; E()=5.2E-12;score=45.7;query 161-225;description=Glutaredoxin;~iprscan;InterPro:IPR002109 : Glutaredoxin;Pfam:PF00462; score=6.9E-12;query 161-225;description=Glutaredoxin;~iprscan;InterPro:IPR002109 : Glutaredoxin;Prosite:PS51354; score=20.475;query 148-247;description=Glutaredoxin;~iprscan;InterPro:IPR036249 : Thioredoxin-like superfamily;Superfamily:SSF52833; score=1.31E-25;query 148-245;description=Thioredoxin-like superfamily), with translation MSKYKIASYMICCHGVFKFYLTYKRYILEQNLDKTNKFLSIKNNMLTFCERISNNTKEYNTVLVNSSTLNENNPTEYQTSFKENGKHNRQEETAFSSQEIVPTEKEDNTNNTKEENLDNNLCDMHNNEVDCKSMEPNEFNTELSQDDIDLIENILKKHKLVLFMKGTALNPFCKYSRLAINILKLNKAKEIYTVNILNDDMLKHSLKIYSKWPTFPQLYINGKFVGGIDKIQELHDNKQLQQMLQAM, from the coding sequence atgagtaaatataaaatagcaTCATATATGATTTGCTGTCATGGcgttttcaaattttatttaacatataaaagatatatcCTTGAGCAAAATTTGGATAAaactaataaatttttaagtattaaaaataatatgcttACCTTTTGTGAAAGAATAAGCAATAATACAAAGGAATATAATACAGTGCTAGTAAATAGTAGCACATTGAACGAGAACAACCCTACAGAATATCAAACTAgttttaaagaaaatggaAAGCATAACCGACAAGAAGAAACTGCATTTTCAAGCCAAGAAATAGTACCTACCGAAAAGGAGGACAATACAAACAATActaaagaagaaaatttGGATAACAATTTATGcgatatgcataataatgAAGTAGATTGTAAAAGTATGGAGCCAAACGAATTTAATACTGAATTAAGTCAAGATGATATTGAtttaattgaaaatatattaaaaaaacataaattagttttatttatgaaagGAACAGCTTTAAATccattttgtaaatatagtAGATTagcaataaatattttaaaattaaataaagcaaaagaaatatatactgtaaatattttaaatgatgataTGTTAAAGCattctttaaaaatatattctaaaTGGCCTACCTTTCctcaattatatataaatggaaAGTTTGTAGGGGGGATAGACAAAATACAAGAATTGCATGATAATAAGCAACTTCAACAAATGTTACAAGCTATGTAA